The DNA window GACGACGTTGACCTCGCGGCCGGTCTTCTCCTCGATCAGCTTCGCCAGATTCTCGTAGCTGACTGTCGGATCGACGTTCTGTTCGGCCGGAATCGCCGCGAGCGTCAACGCGTCGCCCCCGCCCGAGCTCGCGTTGTCACTTGCGCAGCCCGCGGCGGCGCCAGCGAGGAGCAGGGCGGCGGCGGCCAGCAGGAATGCCTTGGGTGCGGTCACGCTCCCCAACGTTCGGCCGCCCGAGGAGAGGCGGAGCGAGCAGCGGTGGTCCGTTCACTGACCGGCAGGTGAACAGCCGGCAGGCCCTGGTCAGGTCGAGGCCGGCTGGTGGGACTCGTACCGCCGCAGCCACTCCGCTCGGACCTCCGGCCGATGGGCCGGCTGGACGCAGAACTCGTTGCCTTCCGGATCGGCCATCACCACCCAGGCAACGTCGCCCTGGCCGACGTCGACGTGAGTAGCGCCCAGCCCTTCGAGGCGGGCGACCTCCGCGGCCTGGTCCTCGGGGCGCAGGTCGAAGTGCAGGCGGTTCTTGCCCGCCTTGGGCTCCGGCACCTTGATGAACAGCAGGTCGGGCACCACGCAGTCGTCGCGGCTGCCTTCGTGCGGCTCGACGACCCACTCGGGATCCTCGGCCTGGCTGATCACCCAATCCAGTGCTTCCGCCCAGAACCTCGCCAGTCGTCCCGGATCGCCGGCATCGACAACCAGTGCACCCATTCGCAGTCCCATGTGCTCACCCTAGGTGGCAAAGATGGGCAGTCGTTGCCCATGCCCGGCGCGCCGCCGGATACCTAGGCTGGCGGCATGAGCATCACGATGCGAGAGCTGCTGTTCGGGGCCGTCGACGAGGTGCGGCGGGAGCCGACCGAGTGGCGGTTGCGCGTGCGGTTCGGCGACACCGAGATCGTCGACACCACCAAGGCCGTCCTGGTGTGGGAGCCGCGCCGTGTCGTGCCGTCGTACGCGGTGCCGCTCACCGACCTGCGCGTCCCGCTCGCCACCAGCCAGGAAGCGCCGCCGGCCGATCCGGGCGGTCTGCTGCACCCCGGCATCTCGTTCGCCGTGCACTCGGCCAAGGGCGAGTCGTTCGACGTCGTCGTCGGCGAGACGACGCTGCCGGCCGCCGCGTTCCGCCTCGAGGACAGCCAGCTCGACCAGCACGCGGTGCTCGACTTCGACGCGTTCGACGCCTGGTACGAAGAGGACGAGCTCCTTGTCTCGCACGCCCGCGAGCCGTACCACTGGGTGCGGACCCTCCCCAGCTCCCGGCACGTCCGGATCGAGCACCACGGGATCCTCATCGCCGAGAGCACGAGGCCGACGTTCGTGTACGAGACCTCGCTGCCGGTGCGCTACTACCTGCCGCGCGAGGACGTCGTCGCCGACCTCACGCCCAGCAGCACGAGGACGGCCTGCGCGTACAAGGGGCACGCGAGCTACTTCTCCGCTCCCGGACTCACCGACATCGCGTGGAGCTACCCCGAGCCGCGCAAGCAGGTCGCCGACCTCGCCGGGCTCGTCGCGTTCTACGACGACCTGCTCGACGTGTACGTCGACGGCGTACTGCGCGAGAAGTCGAACTCCGTGCTCGCCAAGCTCCTCTTGGACGAGTTCGCCGTCCACACCGCTCCGGCCTGACCGACTTCCCTCACCGGGACGGGGTTTGGGTGGCTTCTGCCACGTTAGAAACCCCGGTTCGGCAAGGGAAGTGGCGGCGGTTGTGGATGGCGACCGAGGGTCTTGCGCGTCGGCTCTCGCAGCTTTCCCCCACGTTCGGCACCCGTTCACCGGCGGCCCCGAGCGTGGTTGTCATGACAACCGCGCAGCGGTATCTCGACATCGCCGACGAGCTGACGGCCGAGCTGGCCCGCGCTCCGGTCGGCGAACGGGTGCCGAGCGAGCACGCGGTCGCGGCCAGGTTCGAGGTGAGCCGGCCCACGGCGCGGGCGGCGCTGCAGGAGCTCGAGCGCCGGTTCCTCGTCCGCCGCGTGCGCGGGCTCGGCACGTTCCGCCGCAGCCGGATCACGTACGTCATCTCGGCGAACGACCCGCCCTCGTTCCACGAGACGGTCAAGAAGGCCGGCGCGATCCCGCACACCAGGCTGCTCTCCTGCACCACCCGGCGAGCCGTCGAACGCGAACGCCACCAGCTGCAGCTCGACGGCGGCACCGCCGTCTGGGTGGTGGAGCGGTTGTTCGAGGTGAACGGCGAGGTCGCCGGCTTCGCCACCAGCGTGCTCCCCCACAACCTGCTGCCCGGCTTCGCCCGCGCGCTCGCCGACGACGGATCGCTGTTCGCGACACTCCGCCGGAGGTAC is part of the Tenggerimyces flavus genome and encodes:
- a CDS encoding GntR family transcriptional regulator, with product MTTAQRYLDIADELTAELARAPVGERVPSEHAVAARFEVSRPTARAALQELERRFLVRRVRGLGTFRRSRITYVISANDPPSFHETVKKAGAIPHTRLLSCTTRRAVERERHQLQLDGGTAVWVVERLFEVNGEVAGFATSVLPHNLLPGFARALADDGSLFATLRRRYGFLLVRSQYRLGFDVPSEVVAGHLTGGDRGPLWLAESVNRVAGDSGRRIEYSRTYIRPEVLDVVFELDESR
- a CDS encoding VOC family protein; translation: MGLRMGALVVDAGDPGRLARFWAEALDWVISQAEDPEWVVEPHEGSRDDCVVPDLLFIKVPEPKAGKNRLHFDLRPEDQAAEVARLEGLGATHVDVGQGDVAWVVMADPEGNEFCVQPAHRPEVRAEWLRRYESHQPAST
- a CDS encoding DUF427 domain-containing protein produces the protein MSITMRELLFGAVDEVRREPTEWRLRVRFGDTEIVDTTKAVLVWEPRRVVPSYAVPLTDLRVPLATSQEAPPADPGGLLHPGISFAVHSAKGESFDVVVGETTLPAAAFRLEDSQLDQHAVLDFDAFDAWYEEDELLVSHAREPYHWVRTLPSSRHVRIEHHGILIAESTRPTFVYETSLPVRYYLPREDVVADLTPSSTRTACAYKGHASYFSAPGLTDIAWSYPEPRKQVADLAGLVAFYDDLLDVYVDGVLREKSNSVLAKLLLDEFAVHTAPA